The Rattus rattus isolate New Zealand chromosome X, Rrattus_CSIRO_v1, whole genome shotgun sequence genome has a window encoding:
- the Tbx22 gene encoding T-box transcription factor TBX22 isoform X1, whose protein sequence is MDRQIPPAASSLPGMALSSRAHAFSVEALMGRPSKRKAKDPREEMRPELQEEQFIEEGEEILSSPSGDSEQPEKRPKAESSKTVFSCSGNESNSRESLLEESIIQVELQGSDLWKRFHDIGTEMIITKAGRRMFPSVRIKVKGMDPVKQYYVILDVVPVDSKRYRYVYHSSQWTVAGNTDHSCITPRFYVHPDSPCSGENWMRQIISFDRVKLTNNEMDDKGHIILQSMHKYKPRVHVVEEDSRIDLSLIQSFPTEGVKTFSFKETEFTTVTAYQNQQITKLKIDRNPFAKGFRDPGRNRGVLDGFLETYPWRPSFTMDFKPFVPDTQNGSSGSSPVTSSGGAPSPLNSLLSPSCTPPTVYIPPSSIGMTHPETYLHNVSVPFCYRICPTNYWRPQPFVLPTPERLPSFNSSQSFPPLMMEVPLVSSRGFINSNSGLHEGCNGHCLQASHSTSQMVYGLQNPGNIFHPNPIAQEAICCPFHPPNGCYRYNVSMQPRLENVANHLSENGTNQISFTGGSCDHSHWYPAINHYF, encoded by the exons GGATGGCTCTGAGCTCTCGAGCGCACGCCTTCTCGGTGGAGGCCTTGATGGGGAGACCCAGCAAAAGAAAAGCTAAAGACCCAAGAGAGGAGATGCGGCCTGAGCTGCAGGAGGAGCAGttcatagaggaaggggaggagatacTGAGCAGCCCTTCTGGGGACAGTGAGCAGCCGG AAAAACGACCCAAGGCAGAATCTTCAAAAACTGTTTTCTCCTGCTCTGGCAACGAGAGCAACAGCCGGGAAAGTCTGCTGGAAGAAAGCATTATCCAAGTGGAGCTTCAGGGATCTGACCTATGGAAGAGATTCCACGACATTGGCACTGAGATGATCATTACCAAAGCGGGCAG ACGTATGTTTCCTTCTGTTCGGATCAAGGTGAAAGGGATGGACCCTGTGAAGCAGTACTATGTGATTTTGGACGTGGTACCGGTGGATTCCAAACGCTATAG GTATGTGTATCACAGTTCACAGTGGACGGTAGCTGGAAATACTGATCATTCATGCATCACTCCAAGATTTTATGTCCACCCGGACTCCCCTTGCTCAGGAGAAAATTGGATGCGTCAAATCATCTCTTTTGATCGAGTAAAACTCACCAACAATGAGATGGACGACAAGGGCCAT ATCATTCTGCAGTCCATGCATAAGTACAAACCCCGTGTGCACGTGGTGGAGGAGGACAGCAGGATTGACCTGTCCCTAATTCAGTCCTTTCCTACTGAAGGAGTTAAAACATTCTCCTTTAAAGAAACTGAATTCACTACAGTGACAGCTTACCAAAACCAGCAG ATTACCAAACTGAAAATAGACAGGAATCCTTTTGCCAAAGGATTTAGAGATCCTGGGAGAAACCG GGGTGTACTGGATGGATTTTTAGAGACCTACCCCTGGAGGCCTTCTTTCACTATGGATTTTAAACCTTTTGTCCCAGACACACAAA ATGGAAGTAGTGGTTCATCTCCAGTGACATCTAGTGGAGGAGCTCCCTCTCCTTTGAACTCCTTACTTTCTCCATCTTGTACTCCACCTACGGTTTACATACCACCAAGCTCCATTGGGATGACCCATCCAGAGACGTACCTGCACAATGTCAGTGTACCCTTCTGCTACAGAATTTGTCCAACTAATTATTGGCGACCACAACCTTTTGTCTTACCTACTCCTGAAAGACTACCAAGCTTCAACAGctctcagtcctttcccccactcATGATGGAAGTCCCCCTGGTATCCTCCAGGGGCTTCATCAATTCAAACAGTGGCTTACATGAAGGCTGCAATGGCCATTGTCTACAAGCATCTCATTCTACCAGTCAAATGGTATATGGATTACAGAATCCTGGAAACATTTTCCATCCAAACCCCATTGCCCAAGAAGCAATCTGTTGTCCTTTTCATCCTCCCAATGGCTGTTATAGGTACAATGTCTCCATGCAACCTAGATTGGAAAATGTTGCCAATCACCTCAGTGAAAATGGTACCAATCAAATTTCTTTTACTGGAGGCAGCTGTGATCATTCCCATTGGTATCCAGCAATCAACCATTACTTTTAA
- the Tbx22 gene encoding T-box transcription factor TBX22 isoform X2 → MFLLEEIILQSMHKYKPRVHVVEEDSRIDLSLIQSFPTEGVKTFSFKETEFTTVTAYQNQQITKLKIDRNPFAKGFRDPGRNRGVLDGFLETYPWRPSFTMDFKPFVPDTQNGSSGSSPVTSSGGAPSPLNSLLSPSCTPPTVYIPPSSIGMTHPETYLHNVSVPFCYRICPTNYWRPQPFVLPTPERLPSFNSSQSFPPLMMEVPLVSSRGFINSNSGLHEGCNGHCLQASHSTSQMVYGLQNPGNIFHPNPIAQEAICCPFHPPNGCYRYNVSMQPRLENVANHLSENGTNQISFTGGSCDHSHWYPAINHYF, encoded by the exons ATGTTTCTCCTGGAGGAG ATCATTCTGCAGTCCATGCATAAGTACAAACCCCGTGTGCACGTGGTGGAGGAGGACAGCAGGATTGACCTGTCCCTAATTCAGTCCTTTCCTACTGAAGGAGTTAAAACATTCTCCTTTAAAGAAACTGAATTCACTACAGTGACAGCTTACCAAAACCAGCAG ATTACCAAACTGAAAATAGACAGGAATCCTTTTGCCAAAGGATTTAGAGATCCTGGGAGAAACCG GGGTGTACTGGATGGATTTTTAGAGACCTACCCCTGGAGGCCTTCTTTCACTATGGATTTTAAACCTTTTGTCCCAGACACACAAA ATGGAAGTAGTGGTTCATCTCCAGTGACATCTAGTGGAGGAGCTCCCTCTCCTTTGAACTCCTTACTTTCTCCATCTTGTACTCCACCTACGGTTTACATACCACCAAGCTCCATTGGGATGACCCATCCAGAGACGTACCTGCACAATGTCAGTGTACCCTTCTGCTACAGAATTTGTCCAACTAATTATTGGCGACCACAACCTTTTGTCTTACCTACTCCTGAAAGACTACCAAGCTTCAACAGctctcagtcctttcccccactcATGATGGAAGTCCCCCTGGTATCCTCCAGGGGCTTCATCAATTCAAACAGTGGCTTACATGAAGGCTGCAATGGCCATTGTCTACAAGCATCTCATTCTACCAGTCAAATGGTATATGGATTACAGAATCCTGGAAACATTTTCCATCCAAACCCCATTGCCCAAGAAGCAATCTGTTGTCCTTTTCATCCTCCCAATGGCTGTTATAGGTACAATGTCTCCATGCAACCTAGATTGGAAAATGTTGCCAATCACCTCAGTGAAAATGGTACCAATCAAATTTCTTTTACTGGAGGCAGCTGTGATCATTCCCATTGGTATCCAGCAATCAACCATTACTTTTAA